CCGAATACCACTACCGGTTCCGGGCGCAGGGGCAGATCACGGAACCGGGACGCACGAAGACCACGCCCGCCGCCGGGCAGTCCCTGCCCGCCCTGTCCTTCGCGTGGGCGTCCTGCCAGAACTGGGTCAACGGTCTGTGGACCGCCTACACCGATCTGGCGGACACGACCTCCCACGAACCACTCGACGTCATCCTCCACCTCGGCGACTACATCTACGAGGGTGACCACCGGAAGTCCGATGCCCGCGACACCCGCGACATCGACTTCTCCGTGACGCGCGAGCCCTACACCCTCGACGAGTACCGACTGCGTTACTCGCTGTACAAGCGGGAGCCCGAGCTGCAGACCGCCCACCGTGCCGCCCCCTGGATCGTCACCATGGACGACCACGAGGTCGACAACAACTGGGCGGGTGAGATCTCCCAGGACGATGATGACCCGGCGGCATTCCTGCAGCGGCGGGCCCAGGCCTTCAAGGCCTGGTGGGAGCACACCCCCACCCGGGTGCAGGCGCCGACCGGACCGACGCTGACGATCTACCGGCAGGCCGTCTACGGCGACCTCGCGACGTTCAACGTGCTCGACACCCGCCAGTACCGTTCCGACCAGCTCTACGGGGACGGTTCCCACGTGCAGGACGCCGCGACCGCCGATCCCTCCCGCACCATGGTCGGTGCGCAGCAGGAGAACTGGCTCCTCGACAACCTCGCCTCCTCCACGACGCGCTGGAACATCCTCGCCCACCAGACCGTCATGACCGACCTGGCCCAGATGACCGACGGCGAACGCCAGGTCAGCATGGACGGGTGGAGCGGCTACGAGGCCTCCCGGCACCGGATCCTCGACGGTGCCGTCGACCGCGGGGTGGACAACCTCATGTCGATCGTCGGGGACATCCACCGCAACACCGTCTCCGAGCTCAAGCGGGACTACCGCGACAGCCGCTCCCCCGCGGTCGGTGTGGAGATCGCCGGTACCTCGATCAGTTCCGGCGGCGACGGGAAGGACCTGGACGACGCCGCGGAGAACATGCTGGCGACCACCCCCGAGATCAAGCTCTCCAGTGCGCAGCGCGGCTACGTGCGCACCACGGTCACCCCGGAGCAGTGGTCGTCCGATCTGCGGGTCGTCGACCAGGTCACCACACCGGGCGGCAGGATGCGGACGAGGGCGACGGTGACGGTTCCGGCGGGACGCCCGGAGATCTCACTGGACTGACGGCCGGCCCCCGCCGGCCCCGCCGGCACTGTCAGCGCTGCCGCCCCCTGCCGTCCCCGTCGTCACTGCCCGGTGTGCCCGGACAGCAGGGCGGCGAAACCTCCGGCGGGCAGCCGGAAGTCCGGGTCCGTCGTGTCCCCGGAGCCGGCCGCACCCGGCGCGGCGTCCGGCATGTCCGGTGCCGTGAACCCGGCGACGCCGCGGACCGCGGTCAACTGTGCGGTGAGCTCGCGGGCCGCGCGCGCCACGCGGGCGTCCAGCCCCGAATCGGCGCCGAACTCCGCGGTCGCGGCGAAGACGCCGGTCGGCAGGACCACCGCGTGGAGGAAGGACAGCAGTGGCCGCACCGCGTAGTCGAGCACCATCGAGTGCCGGGGCGTGCCGGCGGTGGCGACCATGGTCACCGGCATCCCGTCGAGCGACTTCATCTCCAGGGTGTCGAAGAACATCTTGAACAGGCCGGAGTAACTGCCCTGGAACACCGGGGTGGCGACGATGAGGGCGTCCGCCCCGGTGACGGTGCGGCGCGCGGCCTGCAGGGCGTCGGTCGGGATGAAGGTGGTCATGTAGGTCGCCAGATCGACGGCGAGGGTGCGCAGGTCGAGGATCTCGACGCCGAGTCCCTCCCCGGCGGCGGACACGCCCCGCACGGTCGCGTCGGCGATCTGTCCGGCGACCTGCCGGGTGGTCGACGGATCACCGAGGCCGGCATTGACGATGACGAGCTGCTTCATCACGCATTCTCCTTCCCCGCACCGGTGGCGGGTTCGACGGCCGGCAGCCCGGCGTGGGGCGGGTCGTCCGGCACCCCGGAGGGACGCCGCGCGGCGAACTCCCGGCGCAGGACCGGCACCACCTCGGTGCCGAGGATCTCGATCTGGTCGAGCACGACCTCCTTCGGCAGGCCGGCGTGGTCGATGAGGAACAGCTGGCGCTGGTAGTCGCCGACGGCGTCGGCGTAACCGAGGTAGCGGTCGATGACCTGGTCGACGGTGCCGACGGTCAGGGGCGTCATCTGCGTGAACTCCTCCATCGACGGCCCGTGTCCGTAGACCGGGGCGTTGTCGAAGTAGGGGCGGAAGAACTCCTTGGCCTTCGCCTCGGTCTCCCCGATGAAGACCTGTCCGCCGAGACCGACGATCGCCTGTTCGGCCCCGCCGTGGCCGTAGTGCTCGTAGCGCTGCCGGTAGAGCCGGACCATCCGCTGGGTGTGTTCGATGTTCCAGAAGATGTTGTTGTGGAAGAAGCCGTCGCCGTAGTACGCGGCCTGTTCGGCGATCTCCGGGGAGCGGATGGAGCCGTGCCAGACGAACGGCGGGGCGCCGTCGAGCGGACGCGGGACGGCGGTGAAGTGCTGCAGCGGGGTGCGGAACTCGCCTTTCCAGGTAACGTTCTCCTCGCGCCAGAGCCGGCGCAGCAGGTGGTACTTCTCGATCGCCAGCGGGATGCCCTGGCGGATATCCGCCCCGAACCACGGGTAGACCGGGCCGGTGTTGCCGCGGCCGAGCATGAGGTCGAGGCGCCCCTCGGCGAGGTGCTGGGCGTAGGCGTAGTCCTCGGCCAGCCGCACCGGGTCGTTGGTGGTGATCAGCGTGGTGGCCGTGGAGAACCGGAGTGTGGTGGTCTGTGCGGCGAGGTTGGCCAGCAGCACCGGCGGGTTCCCCGGCGCGGCGAAGGGCGGGTTGTGGTGTTCCCCGGTGGCGAAGACGTCGAGGCCGACCTCCTCGGCCTTCTTCGCGTACTCCACGGTGGCGGTGATGCGCTCGTGTTCGGTGGGGGTCCGACCGGTCGTCGGATCGGTGGTGACGTCCCCGATGGTGAAGATCCCGAACTCCATGGCGTACCTCTTCCGTGACATGTCTGTGGTGCGTGACCATTGTCGCGCCCTTTACATGACATGTCAACTATATTCGAGGCCCCCCTATTCCCCCGCGGAATCCCGGTCGCCGGCCACGGCGTCCTGCGACGCCCGCCGGGACCGGACCCCGGCCCGCCACCGGCCCAGGATCCGGTGCACCACCTCGATCACCGCCGCACCCGCCACGCCGACGACCGCGCCCGTCACCATCAGCCCGGCGTCCCCCGGCTCCAGCAGCACGATATGCCGGATGAACGGCACCGTGAAGATCACCACGTAGCCGACCACACAGGCCAGCAGCAGCAGGACCTTCCACCAGTTCCACGGCCGGGCGACGATCCCCAGCACCCACAGCCCCATGATGATCAGCGCCAGCAGGACCGCGGTCCCCGCCTGGTCACGGGCCAGCTCCGGGGCGTCGCTGCCCGGGTAGACCGCGATCCACATCGCCACGGAGATCCCGCCGACCAGCACACCCGAGGGCACCGCCAGGGACAGCACCCGCCGCACGAACCCCTCCCGCGGCCGCTCCGTGTTCGGCGCCTGCGACAGCACGAACGCCGGGATCCCGATGGTGAACCAGCCGGTGACGGTGACGTGGATCGGCTGGAACGGGAAGGACATGCCCAGCACCCCCACCACCAGTGCCAGAACCACCGAGTAGACGGTCTTCGTCAGGAAGAGATTCGCCACCCGCTCGATGTTCCCGATGACCCGCCGGCCCTCGGCCACGACCTGCGGCAGCGCCGAGAACCGGTTGGTGAGCAGCACCAGCTGCGCCACGCTCCGGGTCGCCGGGGCACCCGACCCCATCGCCACCCCGATGTCCGCCTTCTTCAGCGCGAGGACGTCATTGACCCCGTCGCCGGTCATCGCCACGGTCCGGCCGGCGCGGTGCAGGGACGCCACCATCTGCTGCTTCTGCTCCGGACTGACCCGGCCGAAGACGTTCGCCCGGGCGATCTCGGCGTCGAACTCCTCCTCCGGCAGACCGGTGAGCGTCCGGGCGTCCACCGCGACGAGCTCGCGGTCGGTCGCCCCGGCGGCGACGGCCTTCACCGAGTCCGGGTTGTCCCCGGAGATGATCTTCAGGTCGACGTTCTGTTCCTCGAAGAAGGCGAGGGTCTCCCGCGCGTCCGGACGCAGCTGCTGGCGCAGCACGACCAGGTACGGTTCCACCAGTTCCGGGGCGGACGCCATGTCCGTGTCCTCACCGGGCAGCGGGACCTCCCCGGTCGCCCGGCCGAACGCGAGGACGCGGAGACCGGAATCCCCGAGTTCCTTCGCGGACGCCGCGGCGGCGCCGCCGGTCGGCAGGAGCACATCGGGGGCGCCGAGGATCCACGTCTCACCGGCACTGTCGGCACTGTCAGCACTGTCAGCGCTGTCGCGCCGGAACCCGGAGAACTTGTACCGGGAGTTGAACGGGATCTCCGCCCCCTCCCAGCTGCCGGTCCAGCCGCCGAACTCCGCCGAGGCCAGCCCGGTGAGCACCGCCTCCGAGGTGTCGTTGCGGTCCTGCTGCGAGCCGACGAGGTGCGCCAGGGCGTCCCGGACCTCGTCAGGGGCGTCCTGTCCCCCAGGGGTGCGGACGCCGTCGAGCTCCATCTCGTTGGTCGTCAGCGTGCCCGTCTTGTCGGTGCAGACCGTGTCGACACGCGCCAGTCCCTCGATCGCGACGAGCTCGTTGACCAGCGCCCTGTACTTCCCCAGCCGGATCACCCCGGCCGCGAAGGCCACCGAGGTCATCAGCACCAGTCCCTCCGGGACCATCGGGACCAGCGCCGCCACCATCGACAGCAGGGACTCCTTCAGGTCCGTCCCGGAGCGCACCAGCTGCGTCCAGATCGTGAGGATGCCGGTCGGGACCAGCAGCCAGGTGATGACCTTCAGGATGCTGTTGATGCCGTCCATCAGCACCGACCCGGTCAGCGAGAACTCACTGGCCTCCCCCGCGAGCTTCGCCGCATAGGAGTCCGCCCCGACCCGCTCGGCCCGGAACAGGCCCGCCCCGCCGGTGACGAAGGACCCCGACAGCAGCTCATCGCCGACCTGCTTGCGCACCGGGTCCGCCTCGCCGGTGAGCTGGGACTCGTCGACGCTGAACCCCTCGTCGGGAGCCTCGACGACCGTGCCGTCGACGACGATCTCGTCGCCCGAGCGCAGCCGGATGAGGTCGTCGGCCACCACCTCGGACTGGTGCACCGTGACCGGTTCCCCGTCGCGGATGACCGTGGGTCGGCTCTCCCCGACGATCCGCAGGTCCGCCAGCGTCTTCTTCGCCCGCAGTTCCTGGATCACACCGACCGCCGAGTTCGCGATGATCAGCAGGGCGAAGGCCCCGTTGACCAGTGACCCGGTGACGAGCACGAAGATGAACAGCACCCCGAGCAGGGCGTTGACCCGGGTGAACACGTTCGCCCGGATGATCTCCCAGACACTGCGTCCGGTCCCGCGGCCCACTGTGTTGGCGCGGCCGTCGTGGATCCGCTCGTTGACCTCCGCGGCCGTCAGACCGCGCTGCTGTGTCACCGCCACCGCGCTACCTCCCCCCGAAGACCGGGGTCCGGCGCTCGGCGCGCGCCCTGCGTGCCTCCAGCACATCCTCACTGGCCCAGCAGGCGGCGGCCTGCGCCTCGAGGGAGGACGCCGTCAACTCGTCCGGGTCCTGGTTGTTCAACGCCCGTTTGAAGTACGCGGTGGGCAGCGGGGCCTGGCCGGCGACGGCACGGGCCGTCTCCAGGGCGTCGACGGAATCCCCGCCGAGCATCGCGAAACCGCTCGCGACCGCGGCCTGCTGCCCCACCTGCGCCCCGGCGATGAGGACGTTGCGGGCCACCGAGCCGCCGAGCAGCTCCACCGCGCGGGCGACCGTCCACGGGTCCAGGGCGAAACCGTGCTGCACCGCCGGCACCCACACCCGGGCCTTCGGGCCCATCACCCGCAGGTCGCAGGCCAGGGCGAGCTGGCAGCCCGCGCCGACCGCCGGGCCCTGGATGTCGGCGATGACCGGCAGCGGCAGGTCCGTCACCGTCGTCAGCATGGTTCCGAGTGCCTCGAAGAAGTCGTCGGCGTACACGCCGCCCTTCAGGTTCGCCCCCGCGCAGAACGCGGGTCCCTCCCCGCGGAGCAGGACCACGCGTGCCGCACCGGCGGCGCCGGCAGTCGCGGCGGCAGCGGCGTCCTGAAGTGCCGCGGTGAGCGCCCGGCACACGTCGGCGTCCAGCGCATTCCTGCGGTCGGGACGGGTCAGCGTGACGATCGCCACCTGTCCGTCGATCTCCAGGGACACCGGTGCTCCAGCGGTTTCAGCCATGCGCACCATTGTCCCCCATTTCCCCTCCCCGGTGCAGCGCAGGGTCGGTCCGGCGGGTCGGATGAGTTCGGGCCCGGCCCCCGATCGGGGCCGAGTCGGCGCCGGTCGTGGGCCGGTGTCGGTTTTCCGAACCGAGGGGTCGGCCAGCTCCTGCGCATGTGGGGTTCACGAACCCAGGTGCGGTCAGAGGACAGGAAAATCGACCTGTCGGTTCGTTCCGCGGGCACCGGGGTTTTCACACACCGTCCCGGCGGTCGGGTGTCCAGAACGTCCCCGGGCAACACACCTGACCCAGGCCGGTTCAGACCGGTTCAACCGACTCAGGCCAGCGGCGTCCCGAACACCGCGGTGCGCGGGTCGCCGCCGACCCGGCCCGCATACTTCGGGTCGTCGTCGATCGCGGTGATCGCGTCGATCTGCTCCCGGGTCAGTCGGAAACCGTCGACGTCCGCGTTCTGCGCGACCCGCTCCGGGTTCTTCGACCGCGGGAACACGATGAGCCCCTGGGCCAGGTGCCAGCGGATGATCACCTGGGCGGGAGAGACGCCGTGTTCCTCGGCGATGCCCGCGATCACCGGGTTGTCGAACAGACCGCGACCCAGCGGCGACCAGGATTCGGTCCGGATCCCCCGGTCCGCGTTGTCCCGGCGCTGCGCCTGCTGCGAGAAGCCGGGGTGGATCTCGATCTGGTTGACCGCGGGGGTCACGCCGGTGGCCGCGATGATGTCGTCGAGGACCTCCGGGAAGAAGTTCGAGACGCCGATCGACCGGGCCCTGCCCGCCTCACGGGCGGCGACGAAGGCCTTCCAGGTGTCCACGTAGCGACCCCAGGGCTGGACGGGCCAGTGGATCAGCCACAGGTCGACGTGGTCGAGGCCGAGATTCGACAGGGAGGTGTCGAGCGCGGCCAGGGCTTCGTCGTAGCCCTGGTCCGCATTCCACAGCTTGGTGGTGATGAACAGTTCGTCGCGGGTGACCTCGCCCTCGGCGACCGCGTCGGCGACGGCGCGGCCGACATTGGCCTCGTTGCCGTAGCCGGCGGCCGTGTCGATGTGGCGGACGCCGGCGGCGATCGCGGCGCGGGTGGAGGTGTACGCCTCCTCGGGGGTCAGTTCCCACACGCCGAGCCCGAGCTGCGGGATGGCATGGCCGTCGTTGAGGGTGATCAGATCGTTCGTCGCTGATGTCGCTGATTCAGTCATGCGCCCCGTTGTACGCCTGTCGGGCCGGACCTCGCAGGCCTCGGTTCGCGGCGGCGTCCCGGCGGCGTCCCGGTGGTGTCCCGGCGGCGTCCCGATTCTGCGCCGACTTTTTGGACGGTCCGTGGCACGGAACGACCGAAATGTCGGCGCAGAGTCAAAACCCAGCAACCGCTCCCTCATCGATGTCACTCCGGTAGCGTGATCACCGGAACACGGGGCGGGCAGCACAGAGGGGACATGATGGTGAAAAATCCGGCGGACAGGTGGATCTGGCGGACCGCGGAACTGAAATCCCGCGGTATGACCAGGTACGACATCGACCGCGCAGTGGAACAGGGGACGCTGTTCCACGCCCTCCACGGCATCTACACGACACGCGAAGCCACCGGGGAAGAAATCCTCGGCATCTTCGCCGGGCACCGCGACGGACTCGTCTACACCGGGTCGACCGCCGGAGCCGCCTAGGATCTCACCCCTCTCACCTGGCCGGCGACGGCGCAGGTGCCGCGGCGCAGCAGCCACGACGGCGGGACCCGCTTCCGACTGTCCGAAGGCACGTCCCACCGGACGCGGATCATCCGCGGCATTCCGGTGACCTCACCGCTGGAGACCGCGGTGACGCTGGACCTGCCGACTGACCGGCTCCGCGACTTCCTCGCGGAACAGTACCGGGGAGTGAAAGGTAACGACGTCCTGGCCGAGGACCTCGCCGGACTTCCGCCGCGGCGCCGGGCACGTGCGGGCGAACTGCTCAAGGACCTGGTCACCGGGACCGCGAGCAGCTATGAGCTGAAGGCCGCGACCGCCGTCATCGCCGCCCTGAAGGATCGCGACGTCGAGGTGAAGATCAACGCCATGGTTGCCGGCTACCGTTTCGACCTGGTCATCGAGGACGCCGGCGTGCTGATCGAGATCGACGGTTACGCCTTCCACGGTGGGCCGGCGATGACGCCGGACGACCAGATCAAGGAGTGCTGGAAACGGAACGCCGCCGCACGGGCCGGCATGATCCTGCTCTGCTACACGGGCCGGTGCGTGGACTACGCCATGGACCAGATCATCGAGCAGGTCCTGGACACCGTGGACTACAACAGGCGCTACCGGCGCAGCAGACGGGAGCGGACGGAGGCGGACCGGATCCCCACCGATGACCAGGTGTGGAAATGGCACCCTGCGATGGGCCCGTTCTGGGAGGAGGACCGGTTCTGACACCGACCGGCCGAAGATTCAGCCGGTGCTGACACCGGTCGGCCACGGCTCCGCCCGTCCCGGCACCGGCCCGCAGCG
This is a stretch of genomic DNA from Corynebacterium nuruki S6-4. It encodes these proteins:
- a CDS encoding alkaline phosphatase D family protein, encoding MTDTRISTAPSGITLTRGTTRRRFLTWSAVTAAAAFAPAMLGSAHAQTGGSGPTGSSGSSGSAGSVGGGADLFSLGIASGDPLPDSVILWTRLAPSPLEPGGGMPPLPVPVDWEVATDPSFRRVVARGTEIALPDNAHSVHVTVNGLQPWTEYHYRFRAQGQITEPGRTKTTPAAGQSLPALSFAWASCQNWVNGLWTAYTDLADTTSHEPLDVILHLGDYIYEGDHRKSDARDTRDIDFSVTREPYTLDEYRLRYSLYKREPELQTAHRAAPWIVTMDDHEVDNNWAGEISQDDDDPAAFLQRRAQAFKAWWEHTPTRVQAPTGPTLTIYRQAVYGDLATFNVLDTRQYRSDQLYGDGSHVQDAATADPSRTMVGAQQENWLLDNLASSTTRWNILAHQTVMTDLAQMTDGERQVSMDGWSGYEASRHRILDGAVDRGVDNLMSIVGDIHRNTVSELKRDYRDSRSPAVGVEIAGTSISSGGDGKDLDDAAENMLATTPEIKLSSAQRGYVRTTVTPEQWSSDLRVVDQVTTPGGRMRTRATVTVPAGRPEISLD
- a CDS encoding CE1759 family FMN reductase — protein: MKQLVIVNAGLGDPSTTRQVAGQIADATVRGVSAAGEGLGVEILDLRTLAVDLATYMTTFIPTDALQAARRTVTGADALIVATPVFQGSYSGLFKMFFDTLEMKSLDGMPVTMVATAGTPRHSMVLDYAVRPLLSFLHAVVLPTGVFAATAEFGADSGLDARVARAARELTAQLTAVRGVAGFTAPDMPDAAPGAAGSGDTTDPDFRLPAGGFAALLSGHTGQ
- a CDS encoding LLM class flavin-dependent oxidoreductase encodes the protein MEFGIFTIGDVTTDPTTGRTPTEHERITATVEYAKKAEEVGLDVFATGEHHNPPFAAPGNPPVLLANLAAQTTTLRFSTATTLITTNDPVRLAEDYAYAQHLAEGRLDLMLGRGNTGPVYPWFGADIRQGIPLAIEKYHLLRRLWREENVTWKGEFRTPLQHFTAVPRPLDGAPPFVWHGSIRSPEIAEQAAYYGDGFFHNNIFWNIEHTQRMVRLYRQRYEHYGHGGAEQAIVGLGGQVFIGETEAKAKEFFRPYFDNAPVYGHGPSMEEFTQMTPLTVGTVDQVIDRYLGYADAVGDYQRQLFLIDHAGLPKEVVLDQIEILGTEVVPVLRREFAARRPSGVPDDPPHAGLPAVEPATGAGKENA
- a CDS encoding HAD-IC family P-type ATPase; translated protein: MAVTQQRGLTAAEVNERIHDGRANTVGRGTGRSVWEIIRANVFTRVNALLGVLFIFVLVTGSLVNGAFALLIIANSAVGVIQELRAKKTLADLRIVGESRPTVIRDGEPVTVHQSEVVADDLIRLRSGDEIVVDGTVVEAPDEGFSVDESQLTGEADPVRKQVGDELLSGSFVTGGAGLFRAERVGADSYAAKLAGEASEFSLTGSVLMDGINSILKVITWLLVPTGILTIWTQLVRSGTDLKESLLSMVAALVPMVPEGLVLMTSVAFAAGVIRLGKYRALVNELVAIEGLARVDTVCTDKTGTLTTNEMELDGVRTPGGQDAPDEVRDALAHLVGSQQDRNDTSEAVLTGLASAEFGGWTGSWEGAEIPFNSRYKFSGFRRDSADSADSADSAGETWILGAPDVLLPTGGAAAASAKELGDSGLRVLAFGRATGEVPLPGEDTDMASAPELVEPYLVVLRQQLRPDARETLAFFEEQNVDLKIISGDNPDSVKAVAAGATDRELVAVDARTLTGLPEEEFDAEIARANVFGRVSPEQKQQMVASLHRAGRTVAMTGDGVNDVLALKKADIGVAMGSGAPATRSVAQLVLLTNRFSALPQVVAEGRRVIGNIERVANLFLTKTVYSVVLALVVGVLGMSFPFQPIHVTVTGWFTIGIPAFVLSQAPNTERPREGFVRRVLSLAVPSGVLVGGISVAMWIAVYPGSDAPELARDQAGTAVLLALIIMGLWVLGIVARPWNWWKVLLLLACVVGYVVIFTVPFIRHIVLLEPGDAGLMVTGAVVGVAGAAVIEVVHRILGRWRAGVRSRRASQDAVAGDRDSAGE
- a CDS encoding enoyl-CoA hydratase, which translates into the protein MAETAGAPVSLEIDGQVAIVTLTRPDRRNALDADVCRALTAALQDAAAAATAGAAGAARVVLLRGEGPAFCAGANLKGGVYADDFFEALGTMLTTVTDLPLPVIADIQGPAVGAGCQLALACDLRVMGPKARVWVPAVQHGFALDPWTVARAVELLGGSVARNVLIAGAQVGQQAAVASGFAMLGGDSVDALETARAVAGQAPLPTAYFKRALNNQDPDELTASSLEAQAAACWASEDVLEARRARAERRTPVFGGR
- a CDS encoding aldo/keto reductase, whose amino-acid sequence is MTESATSATNDLITLNDGHAIPQLGLGVWELTPEEAYTSTRAAIAAGVRHIDTAAGYGNEANVGRAVADAVAEGEVTRDELFITTKLWNADQGYDEALAALDTSLSNLGLDHVDLWLIHWPVQPWGRYVDTWKAFVAAREAGRARSIGVSNFFPEVLDDIIAATGVTPAVNQIEIHPGFSQQAQRRDNADRGIRTESWSPLGRGLFDNPVIAGIAEEHGVSPAQVIIRWHLAQGLIVFPRSKNPERVAQNADVDGFRLTREQIDAITAIDDDPKYAGRVGGDPRTAVFGTPLA